Part of the Leptodactylus fuscus isolate aLepFus1 chromosome 6, aLepFus1.hap2, whole genome shotgun sequence genome, CTGAAAAACGCTGACAGCAGAAACAcgttgttttggggttgtttttttttgggggggggggtttgcgctTTTGCTGAGTGTTTCTCTGAGAATTTTCTTCCATTATTAAACCTACTGGGAAACCacaagcatttccacaggtataattgacatgttgcaattctcAAAAAGTGGCCATTTTTGAAAACaccttttccacagcgtttttattttttatttttttttatttggtctctgtaagggggcgttcacactaccgtcggtgtccgctcctagtgtccgctcaaaatctgtcacggacactaggagcggacactagctgtgtccatgacacctgtcatttatttcaatgggcatcgggtgtgttcttttgcactccgtgcccgtccttctctgtccgcaagtgaagatgtccgttgatgcaaaagaacgcacccgatgcccattgaaataaatgacaggtgtcacggacacagctagtgtccgctcctagtgtccgtgacagattttgagcagacgctaggagcggacactacatgtcggacaacgacggtagtgtgaacgctccctaatgtGTGGAAAGGGTTAGtcagaatctcatttactttgaaggaactgtaaaatgctgttgttttgggggttttttttgtttgttttttgttttgatttCCCCTGCAGCAGTGAAAAAGTTTCCGCAACATGTCACTTtatccttaggctgaggccccatgttgtggaaacacaaccttttttttttttttttttttttttttttatttgtgcagattttgcagcggttttttgagccaaagccaagaatggctacagctggaatggaaaatatataggaagctttacctttctgctcaatccactcctggctttggctcaaaaacatagcaaaatttgcaacaaaatgaCGTTTCCGCAACATGTGGCCTCGGCATTAaggacgtgtgtgtgtgtgggggggggttgtgtttgttttttaattaggCTGAGGAACCATGTAGTggaagtgcagctttttttgttacagattttgctgcagtttttttttttttaaccgaagcccgcagaatctgcaacaaaaaaagctgcgtttctgcaacgtggggactCAGCCTAAGCAGGTTCCTTGATGACCTGACATGGCCTGGTTATCATAACTTGTGTGCAATAGGTATCATTTTGTTTCCATACACTGCTCCCCTTAGGCTAAGTGAACAGGAATTTTGAGGTAGACTCCCCTCCCCAATCCCCGGCTTCCCATCCACGGCTATAACTGTATTTATTTTTAGTtctgattatttttttattttttttaatgatattatatttttgttttccatgtttctttttatttttatatccaaGAAAATGTGGAAGTGACTGCAGGGCCAAAAGTATAGCCACATCATGGCGGCTTTCCTAGCTGTTCACACATTGCTCATTCAGTGCACCGTCTGTTTGGTATGACCTTGCAGGGTTAAGAACGGACCACCCAAGCATACATAGTCAATGGGCGGTCCGGCACTAAGTAATTATATATGTACTTGAAAATCCCTATAACTGATTCATATAAAGTGGCCTATTTCAATGACAGACCCATTTTATAAAGGCAAACATTGAATTTCTTTCCTTTCTTAAGTTGCCAGTTGTATGAATGTTTATTTGCTGCTACAGTTCATGATCTTCAAAGCTCTTCAATATAAAACCTGTTTTACTTGTAGAAAAAGAGAGATTCTGCAGACCATTATGCACATCCTGGAGTCCGTCCAGCTCAAATGGGAGCTCTTTCAAAGCTGGACAGATTTTTCAAGGTTGCACCTCTCAAACAAACTGGCAATATTTGGCATTGGATACAACACTCGGTGGAAGGAGGATATTCGGTATCATTATGCGGAAATCAGTTCACAGGTTCCACTTGGGAAGCGGTTGCGTGAGTACTTCAATCCCGAGAAGCCGGAGGGACGGGTGGTTATGACCAGAGTACAAAAAATGAATTGGAAAAATGTGTATTACAAATTTCTGGAAATTACCATCAGCGAAGCACGGTGTCTAGAACTGCATATGGAGACCGACTGGATTCCTATAGCTCACTCAAAGCCAATTGGTGGAGACATAGTTCAGTACCTCTTACCTGGTGGCATCCCCAAATGTCCGGGTCTCTATGCTATTGGCTATGAGGACATAAGAAACAAACCTGACAATGCAGTAGTTGATTTAGTTAATGATGGCAATTGTGAGTCTCTGACGGGGCTCGCCTCGAAATCTGACTCAGTAACTTCTAAAATCAACTATTGTTATCTTGGTATTGCCGAGAGCATAACGTTACAGCAATGCTTGTTCTTTCATTTCCAGTCCACCATCAAGAACCAAAGCAAAGAGTGGGCTAGTATCAATGGATTCTTGGCGCAGAACTGTAAGGTGGAACCTGGAGTATCTCCGAAAACTATCTACATCAAGTTTGTTGAGGTGGAGAGAGATTTTCTTTCTGCGGGGTCTTTAGTAGAGTGCctggaaaaagccattgggtACCCTTTAAAGTTCAACAAATGAATTGTGTCCTTTATAAGGACTTGGGCTTCTACAGACGCCTTCCCCTTTCTCACCAGGGTTTTGCTGTTGAACTGTGAATGAGTTTTGTCTATTGGGAGGGAGGGGTTACGCCTGTCTGATATTCGGAAGAATCGTCCCCACTCTGTTTTTGAAGACCTTTGTTCTTGGAGAACGGGGACTGTATGTTTGGGGGTTCAAATGATGTTTTTATAAAAGAATTTTATTGTAGAGCCCTGATATGTATTGCTGTATGTACATTCCACATTGGACATAGCTTATACTTTCATTTTTCAAAGGAAATACTGTAATTTGTTTTTTGTTCACTTATCATTTTTACATATCTGTGTGTGTTGACAACAAACTTAGAAAAGTAACGAATGATGACGTTCACCCTCGAGAGAGACAAAGACAGGAGGCCATCATAGTTCAGGTAGATATTGTATATAATTTagataatcacttttttttttttttttaaatacccatTAAGTGTTTATACTATTTCCAGCCAGTGTTGCCTGCAAAGACTTTTTCTGTGACGTACTGTATCCACTCTTAGCCGTCTTGCCATATTCTCcatatctttttattttattattcattaaagtattatatattttttgccattGCTTCCCAAGAGGAGAAATTTCCAAACTTTATTTAAAATTCTGTCCTAATCCAGTAACACTATGATACACTCAGAAGCCAAATCCTTCCTGTGTGAACCGTAGTCTGCCACGTGTATCCTTTTTACTTCACCCTCTGAAACTATAGCCTGGGATTTTGGATTTCTGTATGATTTTTGTTTACTTAGACCACAAATCCAGAGAACTGCTAGGTGAAAGAAGTCCCCAGTGCCTTTCTTCAAAGAGGAGGAGCTGCTTCACCATTTTACAGTTTACAAAGTATTTAATCTACGTAAATGTCTGtccacatacattacttatcttgtacagGTTTAACCCCATGGTGACATGCACTATTATACATACACTGCTGCCACCAGGATTTTTAAGACAGCCACTGTACCTGTGTGATAGTGCTTGCTAAGGATCTGCAGTTATGAGCTGAAATTGCATCAATTCCGTCCATTAACGTCCCACAAGTTGTTATTGCATTATTAAACCTGCAggatgcattgaaaaaaaataaatttaaatctTTTTGCCTcccaaaaaaaagtcagaaatatCAAAAATATGTACCTAAAGGGGTTCCAATTTAAACTACAGCTCCTCCACTTTGTCAAAGAAAAAATAGCCCTCGTACAGCTCCAACAATGGGAAAGGAGGGTTATTGCTTTCAGAATATGACTACACAGAAATAATTGTaaaaaaatctggaaaaataTATGTACCAACTTGGTATTGCTGTAAACCTATGGACCTGTTGAATGAAGTTATCATGTGGTTTATAATAGTATATTGTAAACGTTATTAATAGGtaccacagaatgaggcaatttAAAAAAGAGAACACACTCCATAAAAGCAACCCCTCATATGGCCATCAacatgaaaaaacaaaataaccGATGATGACTGTAGGCTGGGGTGAAAAATGGCTGAGAGTTTTCCAGGgggtataaaaatataattactaGGGTTACATTTCGTTGCCTTAATACAACACTACATTACTCTCCTATCCCTGGTGTCCTGACACTGCCTGGGTTTCCCAACATAGAGTAAATACTTGGAGATGCCTACAAAGCATTGACCCACCTTGGCCAGTGACAGGCTATGTGGGCATCTCCCTACTGTTCTAGTGTGTTGGGAACTAGAGAGCAGCAGGAACTGATGTAGTGGCAGATCTGGGAGAGGTGTGTAACCTATGGTTATGTTAGGGAATTCATGTTTAGCCctgtttaaaaatatttttacccttagaaaacccattttaaaGTCTATATTACGCTGTAAAACTGCAGTTAGTATTCTGCTTATTGTTGTTGGCAACATCACTAAATTTGTGAGCGGTGTGTCTGCACCTATCCAAGCAGGTACTTTACACCCAAGCTGATTTTGCACTTAATTCTGCAGACTTCATGATGACGTTTTCCCACATTACCTCCTTCCTCACTGCCTGCATAGAGATTGCTCTAAGGTTTTTGCATTTTTGAAAGAATCCTCTTTACACAAATCATTGTACACTCATTTCCTAGAAGACGTCCTGCCTTATAGCAGCTCGGCTAAGATGACTGGACATGGTGTCTGTTAACAAGCTTGTTGATGTTTTACTacaactgcagaatagtgaatacagctctggagtataatacaggctttaaggctgaggcctgacATTGCAGAGacgcagattttttgttgttgcaaattgAGCAGATGGTCGAAGTAtaggagcttcctatatatttcccattccttttttagccactcctaggtttggcttcaaaaaacacaataaaatctgcaacataaaaagctgcatttctgcaatgtggggcatcaGCACAAATGAGGattagtaatgtatgtatacattgACTTAAAGATGCTAATCAGAGGTGGACATAttcttagtttattttttttctgccaccTGATGTCTATACTCCCCTCCACCCTTCTGATGAACAGGATAAAGAGCCAACGAATTATGGACCTGCTAACAGACCCATATTTATTACTCTGAAGGGAACCTGTTATGGCTCAAATTGTTTATCCAAGGAGGTAAATGTCATGCTTTATGTAAGAATACCCCCCATCCCTTAATAAGCCTGTAGTGTTCATGTGAGTGGGCGCCACCTCTTATTTATTATATCCCATTTTTTTTCTCAGCGGTTCTTTGAATTTTTGAAAAGGCTCCAATATTTTTGCTATTAAATCACTTTCTGCTTTTCTTGCATGTTTCTTATTTTAGTGCTGATCACACTAGGACAAGTGTATGAAAAGGTCCTCCTTGTGTCAAGTTATTAATTTGGGGCACCATTTTGAATATTGGAGACATTCTTTTAAGAAAATTTGGTATTATTCTTAAGGAACACTAAACACAGAaaatgcactatatatatatatatatatatatatatatatatatatatatatatatatatatatatatatgctaagcAGTACAGTCTCTCCTTATCCTATTTCTTTTAATCCTATTGCATCATAGTGGAAATGAGGGAGGTGGGAAATTTTTCCCCCTACAACTTTTCGCAGTAGAAAACTGAAGCAAAAGTGCTGCTTCCACTTACTCATTGGCCCCAGATGAAAAGAATAAATCGGCCAAGTGGATTATACCGTGGACTATGTGGCTGAATTGGCTACGGAATCCGCAGAAAGATGGAGCAGGAAGTTTATTTTCTTAGCATGCTATTTTAACTTCGGCCTACCATTGTTTTCAAATTTGTTTTTAGCCGCAAAGTCAGTGTACAAACCCTTACTGTTAAAGTTGAGAATTATATAAAGAAATCCTCATTGAGTTCCTGGATATTACATGTTGccccgtcttctgctctctgtactgtAGCAGGCTTTGTGCCGACTGGCTGGAACCTTCCAGTTGTCCTGTCTGCAATAGGACAAAATCAAGCC contains:
- the MSANTD2 gene encoding myb/SANT-like DNA-binding domain-containing protein 2 isoform X2, whose protein sequence is MAAPCNSELPSEASSCLKIPKSEVLSPPSPGLSDGNRSLSNPSTPSRSSPLSAGVTGGGAAPAGLSGASPSVSFSTACRGMSWTPAETNALIAVWGNERLVEARYQQLEGAGTIFGTKAPGPAMYDRVSRALAELGYERTPSQCRERMKTLRRCYSRVKERGVGKRKSSYTFEQLERVFGQGGWDTQPCQPVLINSSGLYQEMESDGSTMEDYSQEDWGNHSQEIQGFPGEDLEEISIPKRPPKNRDPLEDLQKREILQTIMHILESVQLKWELFQSWTDFSRLHLSNKLAIFGIGYNTRWKEDIRYHYAEISSQVPLGKRLREYFNPEKPEGRVVMTRVQKMNWKNVYYKFLEITISEARCLELHMETDWIPIAHSKPIGGDIVQYLLPGGIPKCPGLYAIGYEDIRNKPDNAVVDLVNDGNCESLTGLASKSDSVTSKINYCYLGIAESITLQQCLFFHFQSTIKNQSKEWASINGFLAQNCKVEPGVSPKTIYIKFVEVERDFLSAGSLVECLEKAIGYPLKFNK